DNA sequence from the Salifodinibacter halophilus genome:
AGCAGCGCGACAGAATTGTCACCGGAATCTTTTCCGGTTCGGTTGTCGCCAGCACGAATTCGACGCCCGGCGGCGGTTCCTCGAACGTTTTTAACAGCGCGTTGAACGAATGCTTGCTCAGCATGTGCACCTCGTCGATGAGATACACCTTCGTTCGGCCGACTGTCGGCGCGTAGGCGACGTTGTCCATCAACGCGCGGGTGTCATCAACGCCGGTGCGCGAGGCCGCATCGATCTCGATCAGATCGACGAAACGCCCGGCGTCGATTTCACGACAAACCGTACAGGCGCTATCGTCATCGGGACACGGGCGACTGGATACGCCGTGCTCGCAGTTCAGGCATTTGGCGATGATGCGAGCAAGCGTCGTCTTGCCTACACCGCGGGTGCCGGAAAACAGCAGCGCGTGATGGAGTTGGTCATGGTCGAGCGCGTATGACAGCGCTTGCACGACATGTGCCTGGCCGACGATATCTTCGAAACGCCGTGGACGCCAGCTTCTTGCAAGTGGTTGGAAACTCATCGGCACCGTAAAAACTGGACGGTACGCGCGTCGCTTAACGCAGCACGACGCTCCCGACGCGAAATAGTGGCCAAGTCGATAACCCGGTGACCCATGCGCGAGTCCGTGCCAAGCCGTGATCGGGTGGCAGCCTGCGCCAGCGACACTCCGGCGCCCAAACGAACCGCTACCGCTGCTCCCTTCCGGGCCTGACGGGGTTAACGGCTGTTCGTCGCGAAGGCACCGACGCAGACCACCTCTGAACTGCCTATTCTAGCAACTACAATCGACGAACGGTCGCCCCATCGCAATCAATCTGCCGATGTCCACGCATTGCGATAAATTGGGATTGTTCATTAAATCCGGAGATCACCATGGCAAAACCCAACGTCGCCACTGTGCTCGTCGATCTTATCGCCCGCGCCGGCGCAAGTAATGTCTGGGGCTTGCCAGGCGACTCACTGAATGGCGTCACGGCGGCCATTCGCACTGATGAGCGACTGACCTGGCGTGGCGTATGCCACGAAGAAACCGCCGCCCTCGCCGCCTCGGCCGAGGCTGAGGCCACCGGCGGTCTCGCCGTTTGCGCCGGGTCCTGCGGCCCCGGCAACTTGCATCTCATCAACGGCCTGTTCGAAGCCAAGCGCGCTAATGTGCCAATGCTGGCGATCGCTGCGCAGATTCCGTCCAGCGAGATCGGGCTCGGCTATTTTCAAGAAACGCGTCCGCAACACCTATTCACTGAATGCAGCGATTACTGCGAGCTGGTCTCCACTGCTGGTCAATTGCCGGAGGTGTTGACCACTGCCGTCAACACAGCGTTGGCCGAGCATTCGGTGGCTGTACTCGTATTACCCGGCGATGTTGCCCTTGCCGAAGCACCTGTCGAAGCTGCGCATTGGTATCCACCGGTCCCGCCGGTCGTTCGACCACTGGAAACCGAACTCGAGCGCGCGGCAGCAACCATCGACCAGTCGAAAAAACCCGTACTCCTGGCCGGCTACGGTTGCGACGGCCAGCATGATGCCGTAGTTGAACTCGCCGAGCGGCTAAAAGCGCCAATCGTGCACGCCCTACGTGGCAAACAGTCGCTGGAATACGACAACCCATTCGATGTCGGCATGACTGGGCTGATCGGTTTCTCATCCGGTTATCACGCGATGCGTGAATGCGACCTACTACTGATGCTCGGCACTAATTTTCCTTACCGTGAGTTTTTCCCCGACCACGGCAATATTATTCAACTCGATGTTCGCGGCGGACATATCGGGCGCCGCAGCGCCCTGACCCAAGGCCTGGTCGGCGACATCGGCACCACGCTGGCCGCGCTGATCCCCAAGCTCACCGAAAAAACCAGCCGCAAATTTCTGGAGCGTTGTCAGCAACACTACCGCGACACACGATCCACGCTCGACGAGCTCGCTCAACCACGAGCCGACAATAAACCGCTGCATCCACAGTATTTGACCGCTCGCATCAGCGCCCTTGCGGCCCAAGACACGGTATTCACATGCGATGTCGGCACCCCGACAGTCTGGGCAGCCCGCTATATCGGCATGACGCGGGCGCGTCGCTTGACCGGCTCATTCATGCACGGCTCGATGGCGACCGCAACACCGCAGGCTATGGGGTGGCAAGCCGCATTTCCGGACCGACAAGTCATCGCCCTGGCAGGCGACGGCGGCTTGAGTATGCTCATGGGCGAACTGGTCACCCTGGCGGCCGAATCACTGCCCGTAAAAGTAATCGTCTACAACAACGAAACACTGGGCTTTGTCGCCATGGAAATGAAAGCAGCCGGCTATCTCGACGACACCACAAATCTGGCCGAACAGGACTACGCCAGCGTCGCCGAGGCACTAGGCATCCGCGGTTTTCGTGTGACATCGTCGAACAAGATCGACGACACACTAGCCGAGGCATTTGCATTCGAGGGCCCGGCGGTCATCGATGTGAAAACAGCTAAGCAGGAACTGTCGATGCCGCCCAAAATCGAGGCCAAGCAGGCGCGCGGGTTCTCGCTCTACATGCTGCGTGCGGTTATGAATGGACGTGGTGACGAAGTTGTCGATCTCGCGACCACCAATTGGCTGAGCGGGCGATAGCTCGCCGTCAGCCGGCGGTTACGGCCCCCGAGATCGATACCGATCAAGATTTCGACGCCTGACGCATGCGCGTACGCGTGTGCGTATCGCTTGAGGTGGCCGCGTAAGCAGCCTCATCACGTTCGAACTGTTCTTCGAGTTCGGCGATCGCCGCGCGATCGAGCCGCGCTTGGCGCGCGGCATCGTCGGCCAATTGATGATGCTCGCGGAGCCGGGCTTCGTCATAGCGACGAAAGGTTCGGTTCGTACGCTCAACCTCCTCGCCGCCGTAACCGAGTGCCTGCATGACATCGCCGGCAAGCGCCACACTTGCCCGGAATGTTTCGCGGTGGAAAACCGTAACGCCGTATTCGATCAGCTGATACGCATGGCGCCGATCACGTGCGCGCGCTACGATCTTCAGGCTAGGAAAATGCGTCTGGACAACTTGTATCGTGGTCAACGATACCTCCGGGTCATCCATCGCCAGGACGAGCACGCGGGCACGATCGGCGCGAGCTGCGCGCAGCATTTCCACGCGTGACGCGTCGCCATAATAAACCTCGCCACCGAAACGACGTACAAAGTCGACCTGTTCCGGATTGACGTCGAGCGCGGTAAAACCGATTCGTTTGGCGCGCAACAGTCGGGCGATGGTGCTGCCAAAACGGCCGAAACCGGCGATTATGACGGCATGCTCCGAATCGACTGGCGTATCGTACATACGCGCTTGCGAATCGGGCGACTCGAGACGTTTGTTCAACCATGAACTAGCTTTGACCGCGAACGGCGTAAGCACCATGGACAGCGTAACTACCGCCACCAGAAGATCCGCCTCCGGACGCGCCAGCAAGTCGTCCGCCACCGCTGTCGACAGAATCACGAACGCGAACTCGCCCCCCTGACTGAGATAGGCGCCGAGATTGCGCGTTGCACGCCAGCGCAGGCCGTACCGGCGCCCGAGCAACGCCAGCGCGACGCCTTTAATAACCATCAACGCGACCGTTAGACCGATCAATGCAAACGGTCGCTCAAGGAACAGGCCGAGATTGATCGACATGCCGACAGCCACGAAGAAAAGCCCCAACAACAGATCCTTGAACGGATCGACATTGGCTTCCAGTTCGTGACGGTATTCGGAGTCAGCCAGCAGCACACCGGCCGTGAACGCGCCCAATGCCAGCGAGACGTCAACCGCTTGCATGATCGCCGACGTCCCCACAACGATCAGCAACGTCATGGCGATGAATATTTCCTGCATGCGCGTCGCCGCGACCACGCGTAGCACAGGTTTAAGGATATAGTGGCCACCGATTATGAGCCCGACGATCACTAGCGTCGCCGTACCGGTTTTCTCCAGCCCGCCGATAATACTGAGCTGCGACTGGCCAACCGATAATAGCGGCAGAATCGCCAATATCGGAATTACAGCCAGATCCTGGAACAACAGAATCGAGAATCCAGCACGCCCGTGGCGCGTGGCCATTTCACCGCGCTCGGCCAGCATCTGAACCGCAAACGCGGTCGACGACAATGCTAACGAAACGCCAGCGGCAAACGCCGGTGCGGGCGACAAGGCCAGCGCCCAACCGAGAAAAAGTGCCAACACAACGGTTGTCAGCACCATCTGCAACCCGCCAAGACCAAGTATCGACCGGCGCAACGCCCATAACCGGCGCGGCTGCATTTCGAGACCAATGATGAACAACAGGAACACGACACCGAACTCGGCGAAATGCAGAACCTGATCAACTTTGCCGATCAGCCCGAACGCCCACGGTCCGATAACAACGCCGGCCGCCAGATAACCCAGCACCGAGCCGAGCTTGAGACGCTGAGCGATGGTTACAGCGATTACGGCCGCGGCCAAATAAACTGCAATCTGAGTCAGCGACGCGTCCATTGTTTAACTCCGCTCCATAAAACGTGCTGAGCGCACCTTGCTTAAAAGAGTAACCCGCCGCAGCTGATACGTTGCAAGGCACAAGCCGCGAGCACTGGCGCAGCGTCGCCGATCACCAAGATACGACCGTGCCGAATACATCCTACCGAGGCGCCAGACTCGATACACCATGCGTGAGAGCCCGCACAGCACGCTGCTCGCGTATGGCGCCACGGCCGTCGACGGTGACAAATGGCAACCGCTCGCGCGTCAATCTGCGCTGCAAACTGGCCTGAAAAGCGTCACGCATACCGGGTTGAGTCAGACAGCGTTGCGGATCTGACTCGAATGCCAAGTCGGTCGCACAAAGCAGATACAGGCTGAACCGACGGCCGCGCCGGCGTGCAGCGTATCGAACCCAATCCGGACACTGGCCCGGAAACAACCAGTCGGCATAGCAGACATGCAGCCATAGATCGGTGTCGCAGATGACCAGACGCCGGGCGCGACGCGCGGCGCGGTCTTCATTGTCTATCTGGCCGCGGGCAATCGTCGGTAGATCGGCAGCGCGAATATCGCCGTTACGTGCATACCATAAGTCACGCACATACTCCCGCGACCATGGCTCGTGAAAACGCCGCGCCAACGCTTGGGCCAAAGCGGTCTTGCCGGTCGATTCGGCACCGACAATTGCAACACGCTTAGCCAACAGTCGAGGCTCGCATCATGGATCGCCGCCAAGCCCGCCAGCCAGCGACCGCGAGCACAATGTAGAGGATGTACAACCCGACGAAACCGTACAGCTCGACCTGCCAGTACACCACCACGCCGACGACGTTGACGACGAGCCAACCAAACCACACCTCCAGCTTTTTATGCGCCGCCAGTGCTTGTGCGACCAAACCGAAGGCACCGATAAAGGCATCGCGGTACGGCAGCGGATCGGCACCGAAATGGGCCAATCCCACACCCCAGAGCAACGCCCCGACCCCAGCGATGGCCACGGCCACCAAGCGCCCGGTGCCGCTAAGACACGTGACCGGCAGTCGCGTTCGGTGGGCCCCGTACGATGCCGGGTGTGTCCAACACCACCAACCATAGACCAGTGCCACGGCATAGGCGCTTTGCAGCGTCATATCCGCGTAGAGTCGTTGATCGTAGAAAATCCAGGCTGTCAGCGTGACTTGCACGAGCCCCACCGGAAAATTCCATAGCGACTGCCGGACTGCCAGGCCCACGCCCAACAGCCCGAGCACGACAGCGGCAATTTGGACCGTCCCTGCGTCGACGACCATAGCGCCGATCTGGCACAAGATCTCGCTCAACATGGTCGACTCGGGATGGCCTCAGAACAACCGGCGTGGCACACGCGTGTTCTACCCCAGGCCATCGTCGACCCCGCCGCCGGCATGATCTGGTCCAGCTTCAACACCTGTTGGTGATTGCCAAGCGCTAAGACTAACAGGGCCATGACATCTCCTAGCAACTCCTGAGTACCGATGATCGCCCTGCTCCGCAAGAAGCACGCAATCCATGCAGCCATACCAATTGGCGTCCGGGTAACACATCGTTCATCCTCGATCTCAGACGACCGAGGGAAACTACGGTACAACCATGCATTGCCAATGCACGTCATCGATAGCCGTAATGGATGGCAAGTGAGCATGAAGATCCGCCTCAAACGCGCCTATGATGCCGTAGCCGAAGACGATGGGCATCGTGCACTCGTCGACGGCATGTGGCCACGCGGCGTGGCCAAGGCCGATGCCGCACTCGACGAATGGTGCAAGCATATCGCGCCATCGAAGGAACTCGTAAAGTGGTTCGGTCACCGGCGGGCGCGTTGGCCGGATTTTCGCGCCTCCTATTGGGCGGAGCTTGAATCCGCCGACGCCGAAACGCTCGGCCGACTGTGCTCAAAAGCTGCCGACCCCGGCCTGACACTAATTTTCGCCGCGAAGGACACCGCGTGCAACAACGCCGTCGTACTTAAGGAATGGCTAGAAAGCAGCCAACAAGATAGCGATCGACCATGAGCGAAAACCCCGAACACATCGCCGAACATGTGCGTGACACCTGTATTCAAGCAGCCCGCAAAGGCTACGAAGACGCCGCGATGGCGGGACTCTGCGGCGAAGGCGCGCTAGAGGCCGCACTCAGCGCAATCGAAAAACTCGACCCAGCCTCATTGGTCCCAGAGACAACCGCAGCGGATAATACAACCCGCCGAGATTCTGAACAGGAGTAGACGGTGACCGTCCACCTCTGGCCTCCGGATATTTGTAGACACAACCCAGACTAGAAACGATTGCCGAATGTCAGATAGAACAGACCCTGGCTTTCCTTGCTAAAGCCCACATCGGCACGCGCAATCAACGCCTCGCCTAGCGCGATACGGAGCCCAGCGCCGCCGCTGTATTGAATCTCGTTATCGAGCCCCGGATAAACCGAGCGCGACAGATCGTTAGGTAATTTGGATTTATCTAAAAAGACACGGCCAGCCCCGCCAAAGACGGCACCATCCAGGCGCACGCGCCAAATATTGTGGAAATTGAAATCGGCCAGTTTGCGCCGCAGACCGGTTTGCACGAACACGCGCGATTGGCCGCGGAAACGATCGAGACTAAAACCTTCGAGATTGGCTCCGCCGCCGAGCGACGCAAGCTCATAGAATGGCAGATCGTCACCGCTGCCATCGACATAACTCCCATTCAGGCGAAACCCGAGGATATTTTTCCGAGAAAAAAGCGGGTGTGTATATTTTATATCAGCAAGATAGCGCGTATATTTAACGTTGTTCCCAAGCTCGGAACCAACGTGTTGAACCTTGAAAACGTTGTTCCAACCGCGCATTGGCCGTGTCAGATCACGCTGGGTGTTGTAGAAAAGTGACACCGACACAGGACTGTTGGTCCCGCCATGCACGTCGGGTAAATTCGAAAACTCGTTGACCGTCCGCGGCTTACTGCCATCTCTACTGCCACGACTGATGCGCACTTTGTTAAACCCCGCGTCGACAGCCGCCACCCAGTGTGGCGCCAACCTATAGCCGAGCATGAAAAGTGCTTTCTGTGACATCCGCTCGTGTGTGGATAATGCGGCCGGCCCGGCGCCGTTATTACCCAAACCGTAGAAATGCCGGCTCGGCGCCAGTTGATAACCGAATTGCGCCAGCCCAATCCAGCGCTTGGCACCCAACAGATGGGGCGTTCCAAAAGACAGGTTGAATGACGTGTTACCGCCAGACGATTGGGTCGCCCCAAGATCCAGCGTGCGGTTGCCATTGCCGAAGCCGACCACGCTGTATTTCACGCCCAGGATTATCCCATCGCTCGGGTTATAACCGATCTGTGGCAAAACCGCGCTCGAGCTCTTGCTACCCACAGATGCGGGCGCTTCAGGCTCGTCTGTCGGCATGACCCCATTGTCGGGCGGCATTACGACGTCGTGGTGACGAACGTAGCGTTTCTCGTTGTCGATGATCATGATGCGACCGAGATGGCGGCTCAGTTCGCGGTTTGGTCCTGCATGCGCACCAAACGATATGGCACCGATACAGAGGGCAACCGTCGCGAGCAGACAACTCAGAAAACGCATACGTCACCCCCTGGTTCGAAAAGCGGTCTCGCTTTTCGGGTCAACAGACAAGAAAACGAAATTATTCCATGCGAAGCGGCAGCACCGGCCGGTTCGCCGTATCGGCTAACCGGCGCGGCACACTCACTGCTCGTATCCTATTCTCATAAGGCATCATGCGGCCGATCACGATCCGCCCGCTACCGCACTGGTATTTGGCACCATCCAATCATCGGGCATCAAATCACGCGGGCTGATCGCCATCCGGCGCATCGAGCCGACCGGCACCCGATTGCGGCGTAGCGTTCGCGTCCGAGTGCACCAATGCCTCATTACCGAAATAGACCTTTTGGTGCGGCAATGGAATCTCGATGCCAGCCCGGTCGAAATACATCTTGACCAATCGATTGAAACCACGGCCGACAGCCCATTGCATACCGGGCTCAGTAATGATCATGGCACGGATACGCAGCCGATCGGATTCCATTGCCGAGACACCCGGGATGTCGATATCACCGTGGATGCTTGGCGCCAATTCGGGATCGTTTTTGAGTTGTTCGAACGCCTCGCGAAGACATGCAATCGCGGCATCGATATCTGCGCTGAGCGCGATCGCGTATTCCCCGCGCCAGGTCGTACCCGTTCGACTGTGGTTCGACACCACGCGCGCCGACGAAAACGGCACCACGTGACATGCGCCGTCGAGATCCCGGATCGCGACCGAGCGAATTGTCAGTCGTTCGACCGTCCCGAACACGCCGGCTGTGGCAACGACATCACCGACATTCATCGAATTCTCGAGTTGAATGAACACACCGGCGATCACGTCGGCCACCAGATTCTGCGCACCGAATCCGACCGCAAGCCCCAGAATGCCGGCCCCCGCGATCAGCGGCCCAATGTCGACACCAATCTGCGACAGCACGATCATGATGGTCAGCGTGACGATCACAATGGCCAGCACATTGTGCAAAAGTGCGATCAGTGTCTTTTGGCGCGTACTGGGCTCGCCTTTGCCAGTGTGCGGACTGAGTCGGAACTCCAGCAATGCGGAGGTCACGATCCAGATCGAAAGAGCGATCGCTACGATCAGAAGAACCCGGATCGCTGCACCCACCGTATCGGCACCTGACTGACTATGCAGCCAAGCCGAAAAATCGACGATATTCCAAATACCAGCGAACGAACCAATAACGCAGATCACCACCAGCAACTTGGCAATGAAAGCGATTATCGGCACATAGCGATCGATCTGATGCTGCAGTTGCGGCACTTTGGGCGCGGAGCGGTCGCCGAGTTGGCTTGTCACGTGCCGCAAAAGCTCGATGCCAAGGCAAAGCACCCAGCCGACCACCATGACCAGCGCCGTTTTCAATGAAGCCCAAACCACGAACGCGAATGCGTCCGACGTGGGTAGCTGACTGAGGGTGAACACAATGACCAGATAGACAATCGCTATCGGCAGCCAAATGCGTGCGACCAAACGATAGAGGCCACCAAAAATAGCCGAGCGTGCACGCGTCGCCCGCACCGAAAACACGCTGGTTAATATATGCCGATAGCTAACCAGAGCGACAACACTCGTTATAAGCGCCACAGCACAGATAACCAGATAAACCAGCGCCGCCAGTCGCGATGAAACCTGAGTATCCAGCACCGGCACGGCAACCATGATGCCGTAGCCAAGCCAGCTGATCAGCCAGCGCAGGCGAATACTCCACCAACCCGCCAACGTACTAGCCATGGGCAAGGGCCGAAGCGCCGGATAGCCGGTTGAGAAAACAACGCGCACCGCCACCTTCAGCATCTCGACCGCGAAGAACGCATTAACGAACAAAAGGCCGCGCGTAGCCGCCTGTGTGCCGGATTCAGTGACCGTGCCAGCGACTATGGCCCCCACGGCACCCGCCACCGCGACACCAACCACATCAATCAACAATCCGGCTACAACCGCACCACCGCGCCGCGTCCAGATGCCGAGCACGCTGCCTTCGGATTGGTTCGCACGCTCCGAGAGTTTGTTCAGCCAGTCGAATAGTCGCCGAAAAAGGTTCCCTACAATCAACCACGTAGCAAACGTGGCCGCGACAATGATCGCCAGTGTAAACGCGGCGTCGATAAACTTATGCCAGTTGAAAGTCGGCCCGCCCGAGCTTGCCGGGTTGGAAGCTGTCAGCGTCTGCCAAATCGAGACCACACCAGCACCGATGGTGTGAACCCAGCCAGCGCTCAAACGAGCGAGCTGCTGCGACGCAGATTGCGACTCACCATGATCGCTGTCAGCTTGTTTATCGTCTGACGGCGATCCTGATTTGTTAGCACCTTTTTCAGGCTTATGCTGATTCTGCTCCGCTTTTTTCGCAGATGCTTGGTCACTCGACGCCTTCACCGTGGCACCGGTGGCAGCTTGATCGCCCGAGCTTGCAGCCATGGCCACGCCGGTCGCGCCAAACACACCAACAATAACGGCACAAATCGCTGCGAATACGATGCCTCGGATACGCACTATCGGTCTCCGAATTGGAAAATTAAAATCGTTTGAACAAACGAGTAACAGTGGCGCCTCGACGCGCTTTCAAGCCGCCGAGGCACGGCACTGGGTTGATTAGGATGCGGTCGATGCGAGCACACGCTCGAAGATATCGACAGCCTTATCGATTTGTTCGCGATCCACGATCAACGGCGGCAGCCAGCGAATCACTTGCTTGCGCGGCCCACAACGCAGCAGCAGTAACCCCTCGGCTTCACAGGCGTCAGTTATAGCAGTGGCGAGCTGAGACTCGCTTGTACCGCCGGTCTGCTGGATTTCGACACCGAGCATCAAGCCTTTGCCGCGCACATCGGCTACACAGTCATAGCGCGCCGCCAGATCAGTTAGACGTTGGCGTAGATGGGCTCCTTGCGTCGCGGCATTATCGGTTAGGCCTTCTTCTTCGAACACATCGAGTGTCGCCAAGGCCGCTGCGCAAGCAACCGCGTTACCGCCGTAAGTGCCACCTTGCGAGCCTGGCCCACCGCGCGCCATCGTCTCATTCGACGCTGCAAAAGCCGACAACGGGAAACCGCTGGCGATCCCCTTGGCGGTTACGACGATATCGGGCTGGACGCCGAAATGGCTGTGGCTCCAGAACTGGCCCGTGCGGCCATAGCCGGCCTGGACTTCGTCCACGCCGAGCAACATGCCATGGTGGCTGCAGCGCTCACGAAGCCCGGCCATGAAACGTGTATTGGCCGGCACGAAACCACCTTCGCCTAGCACTGGTTCGATGAACATCGCCGCCGTATCCGAGGGTGCACTGCAAGTTTCGAGGATACGGTCCAGTTCACGCAGACAAAAATCCGCTGCCTCGTCTTCGCTCCAGCCGTAATAAAACGCGTGCGGGAATGGCGCCACGACGACTCCACCCATCAATGGCTGCAAGCCGGCACTGTAAGCGGTGCCCGACGAGGTTAGCGACGCCGCTCCCATGGTCCGGCCATGGAAACCACCTTGAAAGACGATGATGTTGGGCCGGCCAGTGGCGTGACGCGCCAATCGCAATGCGCCCTCAATGGCTTCGG
Encoded proteins:
- the poxB gene encoding ubiquinone-dependent pyruvate dehydrogenase, which codes for MAKPNVATVLVDLIARAGASNVWGLPGDSLNGVTAAIRTDERLTWRGVCHEETAALAASAEAEATGGLAVCAGSCGPGNLHLINGLFEAKRANVPMLAIAAQIPSSEIGLGYFQETRPQHLFTECSDYCELVSTAGQLPEVLTTAVNTALAEHSVAVLVLPGDVALAEAPVEAAHWYPPVPPVVRPLETELERAAATIDQSKKPVLLAGYGCDGQHDAVVELAERLKAPIVHALRGKQSLEYDNPFDVGMTGLIGFSSGYHAMRECDLLLMLGTNFPYREFFPDHGNIIQLDVRGGHIGRRSALTQGLVGDIGTTLAALIPKLTEKTSRKFLERCQQHYRDTRSTLDELAQPRADNKPLHPQYLTARISALAAQDTVFTCDVGTPTVWAARYIGMTRARRLTGSFMHGSMATATPQAMGWQAAFPDRQVIALAGDGGLSMLMGELVTLAAESLPVKVIVYNNETLGFVAMEMKAAGYLDDTTNLAEQDYASVAEALGIRGFRVTSSNKIDDTLAEAFAFEGPAVIDVKTAKQELSMPPKIEAKQARGFSLYMLRAVMNGRGDEVVDLATTNWLSGR
- a CDS encoding glutathione-regulated potassium-efflux system protein KefB (involved in potassium efflux) — protein: MDASLTQIAVYLAAAVIAVTIAQRLKLGSVLGYLAAGVVIGPWAFGLIGKVDQVLHFAEFGVVFLLFIIGLEMQPRRLWALRRSILGLGGLQMVLTTVVLALFLGWALALSPAPAFAAGVSLALSSTAFAVQMLAERGEMATRHGRAGFSILLFQDLAVIPILAILPLLSVGQSQLSIIGGLEKTGTATLVIVGLIIGGHYILKPVLRVVAATRMQEIFIAMTLLIVVGTSAIMQAVDVSLALGAFTAGVLLADSEYRHELEANVDPFKDLLLGLFFVAVGMSINLGLFLERPFALIGLTVALMVIKGVALALLGRRYGLRWRATRNLGAYLSQGGEFAFVILSTAVADDLLARPEADLLVAVVTLSMVLTPFAVKASSWLNKRLESPDSQARMYDTPVDSEHAVIIAGFGRFGSTIARLLRAKRIGFTALDVNPEQVDFVRRFGGEVYYGDASRVEMLRAARADRARVLVLAMDDPEVSLTTIQVVQTHFPSLKIVARARDRRHAYQLIEYGVTVFHRETFRASVALAGDVMQALGYGGEEVERTNRTFRRYDEARLREHHQLADDAARQARLDRAAIAELEEQFERDEAAYAATSSDTHTRTRMRQASKS
- a CDS encoding AAA family ATPase, translating into MAKRVAIVGAESTGKTALAQALARRFHEPWSREYVRDLWYARNGDIRAADLPTIARGQIDNEDRAARRARRLVICDTDLWLHVCYADWLFPGQCPDWVRYAARRRGRRFSLYLLCATDLAFESDPQRCLTQPGMRDAFQASLQRRLTRERLPFVTVDGRGAIREQRAVRALTHGVSSLAPR
- a CDS encoding nicotinamide mononucleotide transporter; translated protein: MLSEILCQIGAMVVDAGTVQIAAVVLGLLGVGLAVRQSLWNFPVGLVQVTLTAWIFYDQRLYADMTLQSAYAVALVYGWWCWTHPASYGAHRTRLPVTCLSGTGRLVAVAIAGVGALLWGVGLAHFGADPLPYRDAFIGAFGLVAQALAAHKKLEVWFGWLVVNVVGVVVYWQVELYGFVGLYILYIVLAVAGWRAWRRSMMRASTVG
- a CDS encoding DUF488 family protein, producing the protein MKIRLKRAYDAVAEDDGHRALVDGMWPRGVAKADAALDEWCKHIAPSKELVKWFGHRRARWPDFRASYWAELESADAETLGRLCSKAADPGLTLIFAAKDTACNNAVVLKEWLESSQQDSDRP
- a CDS encoding acetyltransferase, translated to MSENPEHIAEHVRDTCIQAARKGYEDAAMAGLCGEGALEAALSAIEKLDPASLVPETTAADNTTRRDSEQE
- a CDS encoding BamA/TamA family outer membrane protein, which gives rise to MRFLSCLLATVALCIGAISFGAHAGPNRELSRHLGRIMIIDNEKRYVRHHDVVMPPDNGVMPTDEPEAPASVGSKSSSAVLPQIGYNPSDGIILGVKYSVVGFGNGNRTLDLGATQSSGGNTSFNLSFGTPHLLGAKRWIGLAQFGYQLAPSRHFYGLGNNGAGPAALSTHERMSQKALFMLGYRLAPHWVAAVDAGFNKVRISRGSRDGSKPRTVNEFSNLPDVHGGTNSPVSVSLFYNTQRDLTRPMRGWNNVFKVQHVGSELGNNVKYTRYLADIKYTHPLFSRKNILGFRLNGSYVDGSGDDLPFYELASLGGGANLEGFSLDRFRGQSRVFVQTGLRRKLADFNFHNIWRVRLDGAVFGGAGRVFLDKSKLPNDLSRSVYPGLDNEIQYSGGAGLRIALGEALIARADVGFSKESQGLFYLTFGNRF
- a CDS encoding mechanosensitive ion channel — protein: MRIRGIVFAAICAVIVGVFGATGVAMAASSGDQAATGATVKASSDQASAKKAEQNQHKPEKGANKSGSPSDDKQADSDHGESQSASQQLARLSAGWVHTIGAGVVSIWQTLTASNPASSGGPTFNWHKFIDAAFTLAIIVAATFATWLIVGNLFRRLFDWLNKLSERANQSEGSVLGIWTRRGGAVVAGLLIDVVGVAVAGAVGAIVAGTVTESGTQAATRGLLFVNAFFAVEMLKVAVRVVFSTGYPALRPLPMASTLAGWWSIRLRWLISWLGYGIMVAVPVLDTQVSSRLAALVYLVICAVALITSVVALVSYRHILTSVFSVRATRARSAIFGGLYRLVARIWLPIAIVYLVIVFTLSQLPTSDAFAFVVWASLKTALVMVVGWVLCLGIELLRHVTSQLGDRSAPKVPQLQHQIDRYVPIIAFIAKLLVVICVIGSFAGIWNIVDFSAWLHSQSGADTVGAAIRVLLIVAIALSIWIVTSALLEFRLSPHTGKGEPSTRQKTLIALLHNVLAIVIVTLTIMIVLSQIGVDIGPLIAGAGILGLAVGFGAQNLVADVIAGVFIQLENSMNVGDVVATAGVFGTVERLTIRSVAIRDLDGACHVVPFSSARVVSNHSRTGTTWRGEYAIALSADIDAAIACLREAFEQLKNDPELAPSIHGDIDIPGVSAMESDRLRIRAMIITEPGMQWAVGRGFNRLVKMYFDRAGIEIPLPHQKVYFGNEALVHSDANATPQSGAGRLDAPDGDQPA
- a CDS encoding aminotransferase class III-fold pyridoxal phosphate-dependent enzyme translates to MTGSHPGYLSPLLKQATGVNVEHGEGCYLYTSDGQRYLDFTAGIGVTSTGHCHPKVVAAAQEQVGKLIHGQYTTVMHEPLMQLSERLGALMPGDIDTLFYANAGTEAIEGALRLARHATGRPNIIVFQGGFHGRTMGAASLTSSGTAYSAGLQPLMGGVVVAPFPHAFYYGWSEDEAADFCLRELDRILETCSAPSDTAAMFIEPVLGEGGFVPANTRFMAGLRERCSHHGMLLGVDEVQAGYGRTGQFWSHSHFGVQPDIVVTAKGIASGFPLSAFAASNETMARGGPGSQGGTYGGNAVACAAALATLDVFEEEGLTDNAATQGAHLRQRLTDLAARYDCVADVRGKGLMLGVEIQQTGGTSESQLATAITDACEAEGLLLLRCGPRKQVIRWLPPLIVDREQIDKAVDIFERVLASTAS